The sequence CATACAACAAACTACAGCCTGACCTCATGAGATGTACTGCTGAGATTTGCCCTAGTGCCATTAAGGCTGAGAGGCACAATGACAGGCCAGCAATTGCTCAGACTCAAAGTGCTCTGTGAGACTCCCAAACGAAGCAATGTAATGACAGCATGCTGGAGAAATGATATGCCTCCCTGACCACTCACATACAGGAGGGTACTAATCAACTTCTCTACTTACAGGAGCTCCACAAAACACACAGACAAAAGGAGAGAGAGTGGGCAATCCTAACCAAAACATACTGTGCTTCTGTTTACACAATAGGTTTTTCAAAGGAAAGGACACTGAGTGCTTTATGAGTGACTGAGAAGTACACAATGTCAGTATCAGACTACCAATAAAAGCAACACAGCAGACGCAACCATTTTGCGGTCTTCCCAAGAGCACCATGCAGTCATGTGAATTGAGGAACGGCCTTCACATGAAATAGCTTTGTGACGTGTAAACAAGCAGAAGGCGCTTTTTGTCTGAAAGAAAAGCCAAAAAACAGGAATGAATGAATTCTAACTGAAAGCGACACTGacacttttttcattttaaatactgtaaagctgcttgctgtaaagcaatatattgtttaaagtGGTATATAATTAAACTTGACTGAAGTGCTGTattgcagagcttgtgcaaaCATATGCACATCACAAAGATCAGATGCTTccttaactgctgttttctctcCACTGTCAATttcattgtgtttattttgttagaggaaaaccagacagttgacggtagccattgactttcatagtaggaaaaaaatggctacgtcaactgtctggttaccaacatttttcaaaatatcttctttttcgttcaatagaagaaagaaactcatacaggtttggaatttcgggtgaactatccctttaaggactgAAGGAAGAAAGTAGCCTTTGTTGGAGACTGTATATCATTGTGACATGAAGCAATTTATCTCACTGTAAATATGACCTGGCCATCTGGAGATATTTGGCCAATCCATTATCGCTACATTAATGTGCATTGCATATGGGGGATATGGCATAACTGCCACCAGACGACACAGGCACTGTGCCAAAATGCAAAGTGAAAAATCCAAACTTTTAACCTAAGAGAAGGTTACAGGCTAACATATGCATAtcataaataatgtttacattttgaaCTTTTGGTGATATTTCAGTAGAAAACAGGGCTGAAACCTTAGGTTATTTGGTGACAGCCTGTGAAAACAGACTATCTGATGTGCTAACCACAGCCCAGTGCTTCTGGAGACCACCCTTAGATGCCTCTGTCAGACTCTGTTACACCAATCtcagctcagtggttagagcataGAGCCACATAGAGGCCATATATTTCTCTGGAACTAATCAGCATTCGTAAAAATGCGCAACCACAATGCTTGATCCCACACCCGAGGTGTTCGCTAGAACAATGGAACCGTTGTCAGGGGGAAAAAGCTGAGAGTCACACACTTCTCAACCGCTAGAGACTCATGCGCCGCCTGGACCCAGTGCCTATCATCATTTCTAGAACAACATGCAGCAAAGGCTGTTTTCTTGGCTGTAGAACTGACAATATGACATTTAAACGTCAAGCCTACCACAAACTTCTTTCAATTCGTTTGCCAACTTGGCAACTTTTTCAACCAGACTCCTTTACGGCGCACCTGATGCCCTAGCCTCATCAGCAATAGCGAGACAGAGATTTACAGTCTGGCCACAGGGCAAGACCCACGAACACTGTAACAATGTCAAGCCCCTCAGGGTCTGAGCATTAGTGCATACAGACTATTTCCTGCCAGGAAGGAATTTCGCACATAAAATCAGCCAGCGCCACATGCCAGTACTTCATCACCTTCAGTAGACAAAAAAGGGAATTTAACCAGAGCTTGTGTGAAGAGTACACAATCAGCAAACAATTAAAAaggtaatataatttaaaaaaataatataaaagtttaaatatataataaagatttttttttaaattaaaaacatatgaAAAATAGGAAAAATTATAGGAAGAATTATAATTTatgatattatataaaattaataaagtattatataaaataaaaatgttgttattttatatattgttataattattatatacattgtttgaaatatatatatatatatatatatatatatatatatatatatataaatttaaaatattaaacattaatttaaaatataaaattatatataaaaaagataatatttttaataataacctatgttataaaaaataaaaatatattaaatcttataaaatatgataaacattataaatataaaataaatacttttattccattataaaattaaatataactaATAAAAGGCTTTCCCAAGTCATTTTCATATTCATCAGTTACAACTTTAGCAAACAATCAAAATGAGCAGGAAGGATCTATCACCAACTGTTGGCTGTTCTTACCCACTATGTCCTCATAGGCATTCTCCTCGAGCGTGCTCTTGGAGCTGGGCCGACTGTGGTTCTCTGTGCCATTCTCTGTGGGTGAGGAGGGATATGACGAAGGCAGGCTGACAGCATCTTCTGACTCACACGATTCTCTAGAAACAAACAGAGATAAAGAAAAATCACAGCTTTGGACATGACTCTTGGTTATGCAAACATCTTTCATTTGGACGATCACAATCAGGCAAGACCACCTGAGAAGACTAAAGTGTTTTCACTTTTGAGGATCTTAAATGTGTCCAATCACTCAACAGTTCTTCTGGAAGACACCGATTAAGATGATAAGCAACAAGAGAGGATTAAACAACGTGCTTGACCTTATATAGTTCTCACCTCTGATCTGATGgcagtttctttttttatgtaaaagaTGCCAAAATGCATTTGCATGAAAATATACACACAATAACATGGTTGGAAAGCTAACCAAAAATTGGAACCCCAAATTAGCACTTTGACATGACACAATCTAATTGCTTGCCTATAGACTCTAGGCCAGCCACAGGAATGACAAACATGGGCTCAAGTGCAGAGCAGTAGAAATGCTCCAGCACATGAGGTTCTTCATCACGAGAACCTGGCAGCTCTCCATACCCAGTAACTGGGCTAAACAATCCATGTGCCAAAGATCATTCACAAGGCCATGAGGAATATGAGCTATAAACAACATGAGAGCCttcaaaaaagccaaaaaaccAGCACCATGAAGCAGTGTTATATCAACTTAACAAGAAGAGATGAAGCAATGTCTCTGAGGTCTTTGAACCTCCAAAAACATATTTCCTTTTCTTTATTTCACTGGTGGGTTTTCTAAAAATGAACTCAGAAGTGTTTTATGGAACTGTTGAAGTTATTGCTAATGCTATTTTTGGACCTCTGAACTAAATTTGGagaattaaacattaataagcATTTCCCATTTCAGCAGTATCAGTTTGAATCTCAAGGTGAAGATAAAAGAAGGGAAAAAGATGCTGTGTGCCATACACGGAACAATTGTGTAACATTTGACATTGCAACAAATTCACCTAATATGGTAAAATTATGGAGCCCTGAGAAAACCAGCATCTCCATGTTGATATCTGTTTGCCATCAAATGcctgacaggaactttcattttGCCTTCTTGATTTGAAACATAAGAATCTGTGAAACTGTAGAGGCCAATTCACTGTGAGAGACTATGAAGTCAGAAACAAAAGCCAATAATTCAAAGTCCAGAGCTATATCAACAAAACAAATGCTTGGCCTGTGGTCCTTATCCTTTTCAACATTCTTGGGACAAGTTTTATACACTTCATTATCCAAGAAAAATAAATGATCTCTTGTTCGTGGGGGAACCGACTAAGTGGAAGTACACAAATTCAGTGCTTCTCAGTCATTTTCTGACATGTTTTTTCTATCTCCAAAACAAATCTGTCTGTCTAGTCTTTAGTTTGGATTTACTGGAGGTTTAAATCTAGATATTAGTGGGTCtgacacttttaaataaaacactCAATAAAACAACAGTACTATGACAAGTACTTCAACAATATGAGCAATGTagacaacaaaaaaattacaccatTGAATGAAGGTATGAGCTGTGGTGTTTAAAataatagttcacctaaaaatgaaaattctatcattatttactcaagTCTTTCAAAACCTGTAATTACTTTTGTCGATATTGACTGAAAATCTTCCCCTGCACCATAGCTCTAATATCTCATTCACATTCATACTGCACAAGAGCCAATGCTGTTTGTCAAAAATGGTATAATACTTTTGAATAAGTAATCTGTTAAAGTTCCCCTGTAGTCAAGAATCCCCTAAatctcatctttgatcacccaaatgacatatttaaacttttttttcctgtgaaaataatttcttcatgccttaacaTAGCTTAAATGTAACTTTACAACCTTGCTACATTTCATATAtgtggatctatgaatatgcaaaatGCTACACGATGGCAAGTGGAAATGCTGGTTTAATTCAGCTGTATATTATTGAACCAGAACCTGATtcaagagaagaagaagaagaacgaATTATACAAGTTCGTCTACAAGTCGATGTATCAGAATGGTAATGCATTTCATGTATTGCTCTCTAActcggacacataacggtaattgatatgattagccttttgcttgacaaCGTTATCAAactgctaataatgtgttgctggTGTTATGTCACACAAACAACCACATTCCTGTTCGCCATCTCAGAGttagacagctgccttctaaaaacagtatccttagaaacgctttgaaaGTCAGcgaagaaaggcatatagttcatcataacatcgtaaaatatatcatatacatAGTTCCCCTGCTATACTGCTAAATGTAaccgatttttcatatcaacagaaaaatatatcagGATAACCTGGCTTTTATTGAGACCCCCCTGCTTTGCAGCATAATTAACGACAGGCTAAATCCCGCCTCGCACattgtcaatcaatcaatcaatcaatttcAAACCAcgtttttttttagaactatCTTAGGTTCACTGCAGtcttaaggagaaaatactcaacaatggtgttgactgatgaatttgcacatgatttgtcttaaagcacattaaaaaaacaccacatagaccaGGGGTGGGCAATGTCGttcctggagagccacagtcctgcagagtttagctccaaccctgataaaaactcacctgcctgtagctttcGAGTAACCCTTAAGACCTTGATTATAGGTTATGACTTGATTATGACTTGGAATACAGCAAACAAGTCATATGGAATATAGCACTCCACTTTAATTACGATTTGTTTTGGTCTTTTTGAAGATTGATAGACTATGGTGACTGTATGTTTGCAATGTGCGGAAAAGATCAACTTAAATATTCTCCTAGATTTTGTCTTGGTTGAAGGAACCCATTAAGCATCAAAGCTAGTATCCGGACAGTTGTCAGTTTGATCCTCGTGAGGAGCAAGCCATGAGCCATCACCATTGTGCCCTTGAGCAAAACACTTATCCCCAATTTGCATTGTATATCTATTTCATGATTATTTCGATAAATTAATCTTCCAAATAACTACATACTACTATACTGACAGGCATGCCATTCATACAATGTGGAAGAGAATCATGATCTCACCTGTCTTGAGTCTTCTTTGGTAAGCTTTCATCTATCTTGGAATTTCTCATTATAGCAGGTGCTGGTGTGGAAGGAAGTGGAGGCGGAGATTCAGTGGTTGGAGGTAGACCATTACCAGGCAACAAACCTTTGTGGTTCCGGTTTGCATCATACTCAAATGTTCGTTTGGGTTTGGGCAAAGGGTTTACTGTAATTCCTGAAGAGTCCTGTACCGTTGGGAGTTCTGGGCTCTCTGACCTGGTAGAGCTGATGCTGAACCTCTGCTTGAGCTTAGAGAGTCTGTCAGCTTCGGGTTCAGTGGCCACAGAGCAGATGCTGCTCCGCTTGCTGCCACAAGTGCTGTCCAAGTCCTCGGTCCCACTGAAAGTGTAAGACTTCTGTCTGGACTTGTCAAGGCCGTAGCAATTGCTAAGATACTGTGGTGGAGATGAAGAGGGACTTTCCTTTAATGCCTGTTCAATTTTTTGAATGCGGCTGAGCACGGCTGAAGTCTCCTTGCGTGCCGACAGCGTACGGAGGAAAATCCCTGAGGACTCTGTCTTTGAAGGCCTTTTCTGGAACCTTACAGGAGCTTCTCGATCCGATACATGCTCATCTTCCTCAGTCTCAGGGTAAGAGCACTCGGAAAATGCCGTGCTCATCCTCCTCACACCCTTAAAGTCAAAGGTCTTCTCGCTGCAGGGTGAGGATAGCAGACTTGGACAACCCTCGCTCCCACCTCCAGGCCTCTTCTCCAGGCAAAGGCTCATCCTAGGCAGAGCCGCCTTCCGACCCTCCCATTCCGAGATCTTTTTGCGTATGGCGACAGATGAGGCACAGGTCCCCGTACAACTAAGTGAGAGTGTGCGCTTGTGCCCAAGCTTGGTGGTAGGTCCTACTGAAAGAGTACTCCAGCTGAGGGGTCCAGCATTCAATCCATCCCCCACCGGGGGGGTCGGTTGTGGCTGGTTCTCCTTCTGATCCTGGTTATCGCTGCTTGGTGGCTTATGGATGGTGAGTGTTTTGTCCAGACAGCTAATGCTCCTAGATTTGGAGAGTCTGCTTTGACATTCAAAGTCAGTGGAGAGAGAGGCACCACTTCTCAAGCTGGTGGTCTTACAGCTCCAGTTCTTTTGGGTCCAGAGTTTAGCGTCAGCTTTAGCGTACCTTCCCGGCTGACTGCCGTCCTCACTGCCAGTGAGATGAGAGGAACCTGGCTCTTTTCCAGTAGTAAGAATTGGAGGTGTGGACACAGATTGACACCTGAAACAAGAGTAAATCAGGAGAAAGAGTAAGAAACCCTCCAATAAAGTATGCTTGGCACAGAAAAGTGTTATATCCTCAGACAGTTACTATGAATAAGAACACAAAAAAATTTACTACAAAATGTGTTATAATCAGAACAAGTAACATAATACTGCATACATAGTAATGCAAAAGGAGAACTTTGAAACCGATTTCAGATAAAAGTTATGTCTAATATGAGAAAGAACAATAACAATCTGACATAAATTTGGCAAGCCAGTGCAAACAGAATAACAAATCATTCCACACAATGATTTTGAAGAACATTTATATTGACCtcccaaacaaaaaaaaacattgaaacttGAGGGATATAAATGAACTCACCCTCACTAACCCACAAATTTTTTCTTAGCTGTATGTCCTCTGTAGTAACGGTTTCTCTTTGCCTACATGTCAACCTCAGCTTCCTCATCATTCTCAGGCCCATTGTTCACTCAGCAAACAGACGCTGCTCACTGCTGAGCAATGAGATTAAAGACCCTGCTGACCTCATTTCAGTCTCctcagacacacaaacactttcTCATCCACCTCAAAATGCCACTCATAAGCTTCCAGGAACTAGAATTTGACTTGGCCCACACCTCTGTGAAATTGAGGCAGGCAGATCTGATGTCACAGCAGTGGTTAGAATAACAAGTGGAAGCTGGGAGGAAGCCAAGAGTATGATCCAGGGTGCAGGTTGAGACAGATCAACCAAAAACCTCACCATAAAGCCCTTCCCAAGAAAAAGGGAAGACAAACGCCATGCCACCTGCAGCCTCGCTGGTGTTGCATAGAAATGAGTGTACAGTCAGTGTCCCACATTCACAAAATACATCACCACCAGATATTACAAGCAGACACATCACATTGGTTGTCTGTAGAAACTTGTTGCACAGAAACCCATTGTTCTCATCTTTCACAAATTTTACATACCAAAcacagttttgttttaaatgatcaAAAGGTTCACCCAACATAGGCATTAACtgtataaaaaaatctattttactTTATCAAAAAATGAACCACTATATTCTACATTACCATCTAAAGTAGAGAAAGCCAAATATGATAAACaagtatttaatataaatataaaaacgtacacactactgttcaaaagttcgggtcagtaagattttctttaaagaaattaacacatttattcagcaaggacacattaaattgttcaaaagcGATAATAAAGCCCTTAAGACGttacaaaaaaatctttcacattaatgctgttcttttatcatggcttaaaaaacatattaaGCAGAACATCGGTTTTCAATTATATTATGGTATCTTCAGCTGTATTAAATCTTCAATCATTACTGGCAGATTTATTTACATAATGAACTTGTATTTCTTAACTTGTACTTGTATTTCGTTCTGAAGATAAAGCTCTTCGCATGAAATGGTGACAAGAAATTGTCATATTTGAGTCTGACTAATATATAATGCGTTCTAAAAAAAAGCGAAAGTGACACGTGAAGGCCAGTGGTAATCCATACttggaatttgtcctctgcatccaagttagtgcacacacgtgagtagtgaacacacacacacacacacacacacacacacacacacacacacactgtaaaccgtggacacacacacccggagcagtgggcagtcATTTTTGCTGTGGTGCCTGGGGAGCAATTGGGGgataggtgccttgctcaagagCACCTGAGtcatttcctgccggtattgagaatcgaaccttcaggttaccagttacactctctaaccattaggccatgaCTGCCTAAAGCTTGAGGTTCAGCCTTTACAATGGATCCCCGGCTTGAGAAAAACATTCTAATCCTGGATAATCAAAGGATGGACAGATGCCAAATCTGATAAAAAGAGATGGAGGATATTGTTTAAGAGGACAATCTTTGCATCAAGGCTGTTATTAATAGCACAAGTAACTTTTAGAATCTTTGTTCAGATGTTTTTTATAGAATAACACAGCATATCTAAAAATACCTTCATGACTGCCTGGACCAAGACTCCAACAAAACATAAGTGAAACATAGGCTCATGTAAAAGCCTTTGCTCAAAGGAAAGCATCAGTTTGAGAATTCTTTCATTGAGTCCGCCATGAGTTTATGCCTGTGGTCTGACGAGGTTCTCAGAGAGGCCGGACAGGACCAGAAAAAAACAAGGCCAGTTCTGGGGAAGCCAGCTGGTCTGGCCACACATGGACTGAGTGGGATGCCAGAGCTGGTTTGGCTCTTCCTGGCTCTTGAGGGCAATGTCAACCACAGGCCATTTCCTGTTGGAGAGCTGTGCCAGGATGGTGAAACTATGAGGTTCCAGGAACACACATCAAAAGAAATATGTCAAGCCAGATCCAGTGGGTTCTCCCCCACAAAAATGAGGATATTTCATCTGTGATTGAGTTATTTTTTCAGCTATTATCTTTGCTATAAAAAGGGCATATTCTCAGTGCAAGGCCTACCTACCGCCACCCTCATCTGACATAAATCTGCTTCTTCAGCATTCTCCTTTGCTTGAGATTTATAGCTGAAGCCGTAATATCTGGGAAGA is a genomic window of Megalobrama amblycephala isolate DHTTF-2021 linkage group LG3, ASM1881202v1, whole genome shotgun sequence containing:
- the dennd2b gene encoding suppression of tumorigenicity 5 protein isoform X3; translation: MTANKSSKTAPRAGAAKDPQENSDRCQSVSTPPILTTGKEPGSSHLTGSEDGSQPGRYAKADAKLWTQKNWSCKTTSLRSGASLSTDFECQSRLSKSRSISCLDKTLTIHKPPSSDNQDQKENQPQPTPPVGDGLNAGPLSWSTLSVGPTTKLGHKRTLSLSCTGTCASSVAIRKKISEWEGRKAALPRMSLCLEKRPGGGSEGCPSLLSSPCSEKTFDFKGVRRMSTAFSECSYPETEEDEHVSDREAPVRFQKRPSKTESSGIFLRTLSARKETSAVLSRIQKIEQALKESPSSSPPQYLSNCYGLDKSRQKSYTFSGTEDLDSTCGSKRSSICSVATEPEADRLSKLKQRFSISSTRSESPELPTVQDSSGITVNPLPKPKRTFEYDANRNHKGLLPGNGLPPTTESPPPLPSTPAPAIMRNSKIDESLPKKTQDRESCESEDAVSLPSSYPSSPTENGTENHSRPSSKSTLEENAYEDIVEKENPYEDVDPVRRCLARNSRLLPERSRDSLNRMWTSQDRKSVTSPQLPSKPSSQSLRLPGPADRKSQRTSRLSKRHSHDDMLLLPQLGMPSSPCGLLDDSLNPATDTLASHRQKRVPKVVQRINSIYCTKRGKKRLKKLSLSNIETASLRDDNSESESDSDDRFKAHTQRLLKLQSMLRSAPSYRTLELQLIEWQERELFEYFVVVSLKKKPTKNSYTPEVTYQFPKLERLTKQMREAEQRLKAIPQFCFPDAKDWSPVSEYNSETFSFMLTGEDGSRRFGYCRRLLKQILVKCLLRFNESFSGDTWKCKPSKDVVVP